In Coffea eugenioides isolate CCC68of chromosome 4, Ceug_1.0, whole genome shotgun sequence, the genomic stretch actgttaaaatatattttaatgagTGCCTAATAGACACGCGTCTGACCCTTAAAATTAAAGGCCTCAACGCttatattttcaattttcttttcagTTATAATTTAacattgggtttgtttggatagctttattatcccaaataatatttcgtttgcatcataaacacatttttcaatccacctttttatattcccaatcacctttttatctcacatacatcacatcacaaaaagtgctacagtaattattccaaataatattttaaattattatttttcattagGTAGACACGTCGCCCAATTTCCTCCAATCGTCAAACATGAAATGTGAAAGACAATATCATGTTTTAAGGGATTTGAAAGGCAATTTAATATGTACCACAAACAACTAGCAATATTCCAAAAAAACCAAATATTGACTCCCTATTCAATTAATATATGCAGCCAAACCTCTTCAAATAACTAATAGCCCCTCTGGATTGGTATTTTCTATGCTTTAAAGTTTGGGATCTTTATTACAAATTTCGCCCTATATCAATtgattttttcttaaaaattaatTACCAATAAAtccacaaaaacaaaaaaaaaattgaaaaatcaattgaaaacaaaaaatatcGTCGTCTAGTTGCCATCATTTGATTTGGCTGTGACCTGTGAGGATTGGTTTCGCTGCCACATCATGTGACCTGCCAACGTGGCAgatatttttttaattgaaaagaAAGGACAACCTGGAAAAACGAACCGCTGGATCAGATTAGGATGACAAATCGGATATATCCAACGCCCGAAAGACTCAAAGAGTCAAGAGCCAAGGGGGATAAGAGCTTATAAAGTCGTTTCCGACTTCTAAAGGCCGTTTTATAAACTTTGTTTatttgaccattttgccccttgCTGACGAGTTTGCTTATCTCTGTCCAAATGCCTCCGTCACCACTGATCGTTTACCTCAGTCAGCTTATCGGCATAAATTCAGCACCGGAAATAATCGAAAATCATCGGGGgtaaaaaaatgaaagtaggTCCAGAAGTTTGGAAATGAAGCACCCACGCGCAACTGAAGCACGTCCCATGCAGCATATGATTTTTTGCCCCTTTTGACCATAAAAGTAAGCAAATGAAAGCTGGATATGGATGCAGCTCCTACAGTAAGCATAAGAGATTATAAAATTACCAAAGCCAGAGTCATTAGCTGTAAGCAAATCTATAGAATCAATTGAAgataaaatttactcaaaaaaaatcTATAGAATCAATTGAAAATAAAATTGCATCATATACAATAAGTTTCTTaagaaattatttatttagaGTTCAACTATATTAGGTTAAAATTTGAATaggaaaaaatataatttttgacTCGACAATTAGAAAGTAAAACCCTCAAAATACTGAGCACTGTTggatttagttttttttttttaatgtgtaAAACACTTAATTTTTACTTATAGAATTAGTGTAGTTTAATAGTTAATGGTCTTTACTCCGAGTAGAAGAAAAAagtgggattttttttttgcttttcacATGCAGTATTTGTCCTTCAATTTTGGGGTTAAGGCATCTATTTGTATACACTTTTAATGACAGTCAAATTTAGTTTTAATACACGCGTAGTAAAAACTAAAATTAGATTAATATAGAAAACACAAACTATGCATTTTCAAAGTAGTAAAAATCTTATGGAATCTAACatagaaaaaaaatcaagagcAGTACGAAATCAATTTTTAACCAAATAAAATTTATCAAAGAAAAATATGGATTTTTATATGGCACACAAGCGACAATTCTGGTGCCTTTTCCTTAATTTTAGAAGCTCTTTTACACTTTTTAACTTTTGAGTACTTTTCCGAGCTATATAATATTAAGCActgttggatttttttttttgagtgtaTAAAATATCTAATTCTTACTTATAGAATCAGCATAACATGATAGTTAAAAGCCTTTGTTTTGAATAGAGTTGAGTTCTTATACATCAACACACCATTCCCTATTTTTCATTTCTATTCAATtaactcaaaaaacaaaaaattcttaaaattatAGTAATGTCTTCTTGTTAAATCCTAAATCAATTTCATCCACTaaaacttttttccttttattcaatGAAGTTCTTATGTTTGAAATTCTCTTACCAAACACAAGATATGCATATAAAATCGCCCCACTGTAAATACAACTGTAATGATGTGAATATGATTTGAGTCccgaattgaaaaaaaaattattgttcagCTGAGTCCAATATATGGTTTTAACCTTTTACAAAGGGAAAGTGTAAACACGTGTGTAAAATAGCGCGTGGAGTGAGAGTCAAATTTGGGCTCGTGCTCGTTTTGGTTGCCGATGGGTCCTCAACCGCGCCTATAAATACCCCCACTCCACGAATTGATCTCACCATTTCCACCTTCTAACATCATTCCTAAATCCTGTAAAACTCTCTTAAACACACCAAATATTTAGGCAAccaaaaattatatatatacatgattCTGAGAATGAAGGAAAATCTAGCGGTGAAAGTTAACGGCGGCACCACCGCCGGAGAAATGCATGCAGCTACAGAGGTAACCGCCGACGTTCATATTATCACCTCCGGTGGAGTACGCATACCGGCGAATTCCGCCGTTCTTGTAAGTTTTAGTACATCTTAGAGGTTGAAATGATTCATTAACGCATTGATTCAAATCTTTCTCCTGTTAAATTATGCGAATTCTCATATTCGATGAAAAACTGATTAATCTTATATGCAAGTAGCTACAAATTTTGGATTACGATGTGTGATTTTATCGCATTAATTTAAATTTCCGGATTTGGAAAGCATAAATGCTTTCAGTattattgccttaatttttttttttgctgattTTGCATTTAATCAGAGATTTATTGGTTCTGGTGCAATTTTTTAAGTTTCGTTTATTCGTGTTAAAATAGGATTTACTATTTTTTCTGCTGCATTTTGCCTGGTAATGTTATTTAGATTATTAATCCAAGTACGAAAATCTCAGGCATCTGCTTCGCCGGTTCTGGAGAGCATAATAGATCGGCCAAGGAAGCACCGGAGCTCCGATAAAACCATTTCTATTCTCGGTGTCCCGGACGACGCCGTTTCCGTGTTCGTCCAGTATCTATACTCCTCCAAGTAAGTCCCCAAACCACACGCCAataaattttctataattttataTTACTAGTATTCATTTCTTTCGCTAATTTATTATGGAAtgcaaaaaatgaaaacgataaCTAAACCTTTCCCAACCATTACTGGTTAAAACAATTTTCACCAGAAATACAGAAATTAAATATCTTTGGCAAAAAGTTAAGCCGTCTAAGTCTGCACTGGAGGCCAAGAGGCACGTTTACAGCAGTTTGACGTCGCCTAATTTCTAGCAGTAACTTAGGATGAAGAAAAAAGGAGAACAAATATTCCTTGATTTTGGAATCATGGATTGTGAAATGATGATTTTGCCCCCGGGATGCTTCAGGTGTAGTGAGGAGCAGATGGAGAAGTATGGGATACATCTATTGGCTTTATCTCATGTGTATTTGGTGCCACAGCTGAAGCAGAGGTGTACCAAAGGGTTGGTGGAACGGTTGACTGTAGAGAATGTGGTGGATGTGCTTCAGTTGGCAAGGTTGTGCGATGCGCCTGATCTTTACCTCAAGTGTATGAAAATGCTGTCGAATAACTTCAAGTCTGTTGAACAGACCGAAGGATGGAAGTTTCTTCAAAACCATGATCCTTGGCTTGAGCTTGACATTTTACAGTTTATTGACGAAGCCGAATTGGTATGTGCTCTACCTATAACCTAGTAATTGCTGTTGGATAGTATCTTGTTAGAATCATATAGTAATCTGTAGCGAGTATATCCAGTGTTTTTTTTAATGACATCCTTGTTGGTAAAAAGTATATTCTGTTGAATAAATGATGCGAAAATGATGTGTTAGGAATATAGATTAGGTCATAAAGGATACCTACGGTATTAAAAAGATGTCCTTTTTTGTGTTGAAGGGGATATTGATTAGAAAATGGAATATTGTCAACATAAAGAGCAAAAGACCTTTCTCAACTATCTTGTGGCCAATAAGGCCTTGCGTAAAGGATAAGAAATTCATGTTAGATGATTTTTGTAACATTTTCAGCATGGTGGAATCTTATGTTTATCATAGTTATTAGAACAATGAACGCACGAGAAAAGGGATCAATTCTGTAAGGTAGTGGAAGTAGTTGAGCCAATAAGGAGAGAAAGTTACTGTACACAGAAAAGTTGACTTTGATATCCAACTCTTATGAATCTTAATGACTTGGTCAAATTACATGCAAGGGTAGGTTCATTGGACAACGGACAAAAGGGAGGCGTGTTTTTTATTTCTATGAATATCATTTCCTGAGTAGTGATAGTAGTAATTGTGAGTATTGAAACTTCTTGTAACAGAGGAAAAAGAGGACTAGAAGGCATAGACAGGAGCAGAGCTTGTATTTACAGCTTTGTGAAGCAATGGAGTGTTTAGAGCATATATGTACAGAAGGGTGCACTAGTGTTGGACCTTATGACAAGGAGCCTGGGAAAAACAAGGGGCCATGTAGCAAGTTTTCAACGTGTCAAGGTTTACAGCTTCTGATTAAACATTTTGCGACGTGTAAGAGAAGGGTGAATGGAGGATGTCTACGATGCAAAAGAATGTGGCAACTCCTGAGGTTACACTCCTCAATTTGTGAACAACCTGATGTATGCAGGGTTCCTCTGTGCAGGTAATAGAAGTCTTCATAATTGACTGTCTCCCACtatatggttcatgttcatttATCTATAAAGCGGGTCCCATATTAAGTGTTCTGTCTCCTTTAGCCATCCCAACATGTTTACTGTGCTAAAGTTGGATCGAATTTGGTCTGAAAAACTGACAAAGCAATTGCCAGCTGTTTGTGGGATCCGCTCTTGTCCCTGTTTTGTTTTAGGTATTTGATTTCATGAATTCAACTGTCAGCTAAGGGTGGATTCTAATAGATATGGCATTCATCTTCGTGAAATAGATAATAGGATTGAGTAGAAAGAAACGTGATTGAGCCAGCGACTTGTACACTTCCTTGGAAGATTGAATAAGCTGACGTCTAGATATTCACCAACTTGGTTTTGACATTTCGTTTAACCGTGTTGCTAATTAGCTTGATGGAAATTAGATGTTTAATGAATAATTCCATAATTTCTTGTCactttcatctaaaaatttcCTCTGAAATGTTATTAATATGTCTCTTAAGTCCGGCAGTAAATTGGACATTGATTTTTCTCCTGCGTTGTTCTCTTAGAACTTTCGGTAATCGCGTGTTGGTTGCTGCTTGATGGGGCTTTATAACTTGACCAGTTTATGTGCCTCTAGAAACATTATTGTTGTCCATCATTTGTTTGCTAGGCAAAAAGACGTGGTCCGCATGCATACTGAGCTAATTTCAATTAGTATGCGTCATATAGTCACTGTTTCTGAGTATCTATCTATTTCAGTT encodes the following:
- the LOC113768398 gene encoding BTB/POZ and TAZ domain-containing protein 1-like — its product is MILRMKENLAVKVNGGTTAGEMHAATEVTADVHIITSGGVRIPANSAVLASASPVLESIIDRPRKHRSSDKTISILGVPDDAVSVFVQYLYSSKCSEEQMEKYGIHLLALSHVYLVPQLKQRCTKGLVERLTVENVVDVLQLARLCDAPDLYLKCMKMLSNNFKSVEQTEGWKFLQNHDPWLELDILQFIDEAELRKKRTRRHRQEQSLYLQLCEAMECLEHICTEGCTSVGPYDKEPGKNKGPCSKFSTCQGLQLLIKHFATCKRRVNGGCLRCKRMWQLLRLHSSICEQPDVCRVPLCRQFKLKEQQEKKGEDARWKLLVRKVISAKALSSLSLPKRKREEEPRLNLSHPGMRSFTL